The following coding sequences are from one Saprospiraceae bacterium window:
- a CDS encoding T9SS type A sorting domain-containing protein codes for MVFSFSFLSPILSQDTLICDNGGFENGFQYYTGSSGFFEAGSKTCTPTQNGYPIVWIPRSLPTANRFEIVYGGTDPLVGIPRTKFGSSSLMLNNRYGHLDLCDGDKDANRIRKRFKVTEENRHFAVWFAAILENPDGHGDSQPWFSISCDLVSEQTLCFDADMLECDKIRTDALCIFEKIDTVDWACHKFNIPSSKIGQIATLSIIASDCGCGQHFGYAYIDGICEDCNNSAFGNGTLFDQPMNNLGYGIEYNSCDGENIRICGKYDLPSVCGNWILESLTAPGFNIFNVSIDPASKRYCFDLPKSNFSIGQCRELFTTLIFKSNGVSLPPVNSNSIEICYDDYKIIIIQSQTGLCQNNNTTNLMSDDYYYVQLDMINIGSHSYIIQRQLNNPYPNEPGPYTLKTGNGSAVINLGPFIIQEGPCTLTVNVDGCLFSFQITPPAFCSATCQDFNNLSIRNVTCYPNNTWTFDLTVPTGGLYTVTDLSNNSFTNCSSGAIPCTINGGSIGTECKKFRIAFTAGCLNFIDIDICPPKPCNANCGLEVYRKDLYCNEEGNLYYFTLDVKSTGNFLCYKTMPGGVMGPLPSGPLGPYSSDITLTVYECNNAACNCPTPSCFKTIFIPKPDCPRLNYRNKNQESNLNAEVLRVFPNPSNTGIITLQSNQESILFELWSIDQKLILPHQILEKRKELDLRHLPSGLYFIKYLTPGEKMKVVKFILQH; via the coding sequence ATGGTTTTTAGCTTTTCGTTTCTTTCACCAATCCTTTCTCAAGATACATTGATTTGCGATAATGGAGGATTCGAGAATGGGTTTCAATATTATACAGGATCATCCGGTTTTTTTGAGGCAGGTAGCAAAACCTGCACACCAACGCAAAACGGTTATCCGATAGTTTGGATTCCAAGAAGTTTGCCTACGGCAAATAGATTTGAAATCGTATATGGAGGCACAGATCCTCTCGTTGGAATACCAAGGACTAAGTTTGGATCAAGCTCGTTGATGCTGAACAATCGGTATGGTCATTTAGATCTTTGTGATGGAGATAAAGATGCGAATAGGATTCGAAAAAGATTTAAAGTTACAGAGGAGAATCGTCATTTTGCAGTTTGGTTTGCTGCAATATTGGAGAATCCTGATGGTCATGGTGATAGCCAACCCTGGTTCAGTATATCTTGCGATTTAGTATCAGAACAAACTCTTTGTTTTGATGCGGATATGTTAGAATGTGATAAAATCAGAACAGATGCATTGTGTATTTTCGAAAAAATAGATACAGTCGATTGGGCATGTCATAAGTTCAACATTCCGTCAAGTAAAATAGGACAGATAGCGACACTGAGTATTATTGCCTCAGATTGTGGCTGTGGACAACATTTTGGATATGCCTATATTGATGGCATTTGTGAGGATTGTAATAATAGTGCTTTTGGTAATGGTACACTTTTCGATCAGCCGATGAATAATCTTGGCTATGGTATTGAATATAATTCATGCGATGGTGAGAACATCAGGATTTGTGGTAAATATGATTTGCCAAGTGTTTGTGGTAATTGGATATTGGAATCTTTGACAGCTCCAGGCTTTAATATTTTTAATGTTTCTATAGACCCTGCATCAAAACGATATTGTTTTGACCTTCCTAAGTCAAATTTTTCAATTGGTCAATGTAGAGAACTTTTTACTACTTTAATATTTAAGTCAAATGGAGTAAGTTTACCTCCTGTAAACAGCAATTCTATTGAGATATGCTATGATGATTACAAAATAATTATTATCCAAAGCCAAACGGGCCTATGTCAAAACAATAATACCACCAACCTTATGTCTGATGATTATTATTATGTTCAATTAGATATGATTAATATTGGCAGTCACTCGTATATCATCCAAAGACAACTGAATAACCCATATCCAAATGAACCAGGTCCTTACACGCTTAAAACAGGAAATGGAAGTGCTGTCATAAATCTTGGACCTTTTATCATACAAGAAGGCCCTTGTACTTTAACTGTAAATGTGGATGGTTGTTTATTTAGTTTCCAGATCACTCCACCTGCCTTTTGTAGTGCAACTTGTCAAGATTTTAATAATTTATCCATCAGAAATGTAACTTGCTATCCCAACAATACTTGGACCTTTGATCTTACTGTACCTACGGGGGGATTATACACGGTTACAGATTTGAGTAATAATTCATTTACAAATTGCAGTTCCGGCGCCATCCCTTGTACTATTAATGGAGGAAGCATCGGGACAGAGTGTAAGAAATTTAGAATTGCCTTTACTGCTGGATGTCTTAATTTTATTGATATTGATATTTGTCCGCCAAAACCATGCAATGCAAACTGTGGCCTGGAAGTCTATAGGAAGGATTTGTATTGTAATGAGGAAGGCAATTTGTATTATTTTACCTTAGATGTCAAGTCCACAGGTAATTTTTTATGCTACAAAACCATGCCGGGAGGAGTCATGGGGCCACTTCCATCCGGTCCTCTTGGGCCTTACAGCTCAGACATTACATTGACCGTTTATGAGTGTAATAACGCTGCCTGTAATTGTCCTACACCATCCTGCTTCAAGACTATTTTTATTCCCAAGCCGGATTGCCCAAGACTCAACTATCGTAATAAAAATCAGGAATCGAATCTCAATGCTGAGGTTCTTAGAGTTTTTCCTAATCCTTCTAACACAGGGATTATTACGCTTCAATCAAATCAAGAAAGCATTTTGTTTGAACTATGGAGCATAGATCAAAAATTGATTTTGCCTCACCAAATACTCGAAAAGAGGAAAGAATTGGATCTTAGACATTTGCCTTCAGGTTTGTACTTTATAAAGTATCTCACTCCGGGGGAGAAAATGAAAGTCGTTAAATTTATTTTACAACATTAA